AATATGGTACTCATAATCCAAACATGGACCAGTTCCTGTGCAATTACCAAATCTACCACTTGTCCAAGGGTATACCGCGCCTTGATAGCCGCTAGGTACATTGTCAATAGCTTGCTGATGTAGATGCACTCGATAGTTAATAAAACTTTTGATGTGATCTGGTGCAAATGGTAATATTCCATTAAGCATCCATAGATCAGTATCCCAAAACACCATTCCACCATAGCTATCGGAACTCAAACCACTCACACCAAGAGCTCCTGTAACCCCTTCGGCGTTTGGCCTTGTATTTGCtaacaaatgaaaaatggaCGCCCTTGCTCCCAAGTTTAACAATGGGTCACTTGGAAATGTAATTAAAGGAGTATCTTGTATTATTTTCGACCACGCCAGCCTATGCGAACTGATTAATTGAGAGGCATCACCATGGTTTTTATTCTGAGAAACCTCTCTTGCAAACTTTAATACATCATCTGCATTTTTAAAAGAGTCCGGATCGAAATCAGTAGTTGCAATCCCAATAAATTTAGCAGCTTGGACACATGAGTGGGGTTCCATGGTAAGTTTGGCTTTCTGTGAGACTGtttcattaatttgttCTCTGGTGATGTCACCATCAACTGATAATGTAGAGTATATTGCACCATCAATGTAACTCAATCCTTGAGGATTGAATGTGACATAAATCCCATTCTTGTCGTGTGCtactttattcaattgacaTCTTTGCGACGAGCTAAAGTCAAGTACATCGGAGACAACGACCTGTACACTTTCATTTCCTGAATTATAGATTTGCATATTGACTAACCCCAAGTTTATATTCTCACGATGGGCGAGAACTTCGTACTTCacatcaattgaatttaaccAAGTAAATTGAGTAGTAACAATTCCGTCCGATAATGACATGTTTTGGACATAATTGCTAATGTTCCCAATTACCTCATGCTCTAACGAGGGGTCAAGCGTATACTTCTTACCCAATAGCTCAACATTTAATGACAAGGCAGTCCACTGCGGCACAGCAGCTATCACACTTTCGTACCCATTTTCTAACAATTCAGCAAAATTGGTTCCTGTTGTGTTCTTTTGTAAATCGTAAAACCCAGCAACAAATGCACCTGAGTATCTCTTATTGAAAAGTGGCCAaccatttaataaatcatcatcatttgcCGTCAGCGAGTTGGTGAGCTGGTCGTAAGTGAACCCTTGCCCTAAGTTTGGGATTCTACTTCCAATGTACCCGTTTGTAACGTAGGGTTGTCTTTGGTATTGATTGAAAAGTGGGAACTCGATCGTTCCAACAACATTGTTATGAGGATCGTAAAATGCTTGGTCGGAAAACTTGAGCTGGTTGAAAATCTGTTTATTCTCTGGACTATTGACTAGTTGCTCAAGATTTGTATAATGTATTGGATTTGTAGATCTGGCCGTGCTTGGTACTACATAGGGAAATCCATTGCAGAGCCTAGCATATAGCAAATGGAAACTGAATAAAAGTAACAAATTAGCTAAACACATTAATGCAATCCAACTCTTCTTTTCTGATGTTGCGTGTATGCAAAATTGTATGAATGATTGATTATGTGGACGACGAGTATCTACTAAAATGAATGAAGGGTTCGCTGCCATATTTATAGCATGCAGCTTAAAAACCCATTGGCGGAGCAATCAGTGCAGAATTAGATGCAGTGGAATGATGATGTTATCTCAAAAGTCCCCCTCTTTGGTAAAAGGTGATCTCTATGTGTTTATCTGTGGTGAAGATAGCAAACGTGAAACTGCTGGAAACAAGAAAGTGGGGAGAGAGAAAAGTGTTTATTGCTACGAACCAGATAAATTTGGAAGTTTCTatggtaaaaaaaaaaaaaaaaataataataataattaggcaactaaaaacaaccaatctgaattacaattattattaatattgttCCCCTTACAAGTTGAGTATACAGGGGGGCCAAGGACATGTTTCTAAATTTGGAACAACCAAAATATCTTCGATCTATTTAGTATAGAACAACTCAGTTTTTACTGGTTGTATGCTTGTTGCTCATAATTTGTGAACGGCTTCCGTTCTCTATCATACTAAGTTGTGTAATAAGGAGAGCAATAAATCATATCCGAAGAAAATGTGTAAGTCTGTCATAGTTGTCGTGTGGAATTTGACTTATAAATAACATGATTCTAATGGATCCTACTGTTTATACTTCACAATAAATGGGTCCAAACACAACGTCTGAAATCTGATGAAGAGTAGTTAGCAATtcagaaaaagaaaagactGGAACACGTAACttaattgcaaaaaaaataagctT
This is a stretch of genomic DNA from Candida dubliniensis CD36 chromosome 1, complete sequence. It encodes these proteins:
- a CDS encoding (vacuolar) acid trehalase precursor, putative (Similar to S. cerevisiae ATH1;~Similar to C. albicans ATH1) codes for the protein MAANPSFILVDTRRPHNQSFIQFCIHATSEKKSWIALMCLANLLLLFSFHLLYARLCNGFPYVVPSTARSTNPIHYTNLEQLVNSPENKQIFNQLKFSDQAFYDPHNNVVGTIEFPLFNQYQRQPYVTNGYIGSRIPNLGQGFTYDQLTNSSTANDDDLLNGWPLFNKRYSGAFVAGFYDLQKNTTGTNFAELLENGYESVIAAVPQWTALSLNVELLGKKYTLDPSLEHEVIGNISNYVQNMSLSDGIVTTQFTWLNSIDVKYEVLAHRENINLGLVNMQIYNSGNESVQVVVSDVLDFSSSQRCQLNKVAHDKNGIYVTFNPQGLSYIDGAIYSTLSVDGDITREQINETVSQKAKLTMEPHSCVQAAKFIGIATTDFDPDSFKNADDVLKFAREVSQNKNHGDASQLISSHRSAWSKIIQDTPLITFPSDPLLNLGARASIFHLLANTRPNAEGVTGALGVSGLSSDSYGGMVFWDTDLWMLNGILPFAPDHIKSFINYRVHLHQQAIDNVPSGYQGAVYPWTSGRFGNCTGTGPCLDYEYHINMAVAMASWQLYVSGAADDTFLESVAYPIINDAASFLAEYVVHYNDTLGKYTTKNLTDPDEFANHVDNGAYTNTGIVLVMRWAQMVGRILGKEVPRVFHDIETAMFLPTAENSQNITLEYSGMNSSVGIKQADVIMMTYPLENELIDKDQAYINMEFYSMKQVGYGPAMTFPIFSIVAANLAFTGCASQSYLHKAIQPFLRGPFAQFAEQNNDNYLTNGGTHPAFPFLTAHGGFLQAILQGITGMRFDYTFEDNRLQRILTLDPIALPCLGGGVRFDGIKFDNHTLSMAINETHFAIRNNGKATPNAQNHVTILLAERNPMHGKYTINDKDELSFPLFETSESFPDSVSECSKAGFFNITEGAYGDVSISINDGDNTTSWQTKYNDTTGKVLVDLKSLKNISSGTFIWGDKPPKRLKISKYSGDGFATVTDFFAQVDFGNKLFNEYKYTNPEGKLHNQSDVFEEVYSGDVKISAPFDPEEYFQVWVPTRHNITELTLNLQTRFLLIEVDEIHNTEPIDGDYGGAKLAEVVFY